In Nicotiana tabacum cultivar K326 chromosome 21, ASM71507v2, whole genome shotgun sequence, one DNA window encodes the following:
- the LOC107771654 gene encoding potassium channel AKT1 isoform X2: MLRLWRLRRVSALFARLEKDRNFNYFWVRCAKLICVTLFAVHCAGCFYYLIAANYPNPSKTWIGASMGDFLNQSLWIRYITSIYWSITTLTTVGYGDLHPENTREMIFDIFYMLFNLGLTAYLIGNMTNLVVHGTSRTRKFRDTIQAASSFAQRNQLPARLQDQMLAHLCLKFRTDSEGLQQQETLESLPKAIRSSVSHFLFYSLVDKVYLFRGVSNDLLFQLVSEMKAEYFPPKEDVILQNEAPTDFYILVTGAVDLLVLKNGVEQVVGEAKTGDLCGEIGVLCYRPQLFTVRTRRLCQLLRMNRTTFLNIVQANVGDGTIIMNNLLQHLKDIKDPIMEGVLLETERMLARGRMDLPLTLCFATLRGDDLLLHQLLKRGLDPNESDNNGRSALHVAASTGIESCVVLLLDFGADVNSRDSEGNVPLWEAISGKHEPVIKLLVDNGAKLSAGDVGHFACVAAEQNNLNLLKDIVRYGGDVTRPKVNGSSALHVAVCEGNMEIVKYLLDRGANVDQVDEHGWTPRDLAEQQGHEDIKELFESGEVMRTRSVDPIPEERHGVRFLGRFKSEPTIFPASHGASFLASGGSLGRSRPRRRTNNFHNSLFGIMSAVQTNEHDVVLSANEANVSATTTKTYAPRVTVCCPEKGDNGGKLVLLPPSFQELLQIGSNRYGILQVKVISKDGAEIDDIELIRDGDRLIFVSDKENNETDNHQNGDELR; the protein is encoded by the exons TCATTGTGCCGGATGCTTTTATTATCTGATCGCAGCTAATTATCCAAACCCGAGCAAGACATGGATCGGAGCTTCTATGGGCGACTTCCTTAATCAGAGCCTATGGATTCGTTATATCACTTCTATTTATTGGTCCATAACTACTCTAACTACGGTTGGTTATGGTGATCTGCATCCAGAGAATACGCGGGAGATGATCTTCGATATTTTCTACATGCTTTTTAACTTGGGATTGACAGCATATTTAATAGGAAATATGACCAACTTGGTTGTGCACGGGACAAGTAGGACTAGAAAATTT AGAGACACAATTCAAGCAGCTTCAAGCTTTGCACAGAGGAACCAATTGCCGGCTCGCCTCCAAGATCAGATGCTTGCACACTTGTGCTTGAAGTTCAGAACCGACTCGGAGGGGCTGCAGCAGCAAGAGACGCTTGAATCTCTTCCTAAAGCCATCCGGTCAAGCGTTTCGCATTTTCTTTTCTACTCTTTAGTAGATAAGGTTTACTTGTTTCGTGGGGTGTCAAACGATCTACTCTTCCAGCTG GTCTCGGAAATGAAGGCAGAATATTTTCCTCCCAAAGAAGATGTCATTTTGCAGAATGAAGCACCAACTGATTTCTATATTCTTGTAACAGGAGCTGTG GATCTATTGGTGCTTAAAAACGGAGTTGAACAG GTTGTTGGAGAGGCGAAGACTGGTGATCTCTGTGGTGAAATTGGGGTTCTTTGTTACAGGCCTCAACTCTTTACCGTACGAACAAGGAGATTATGCCAGCTACTACGTATGAACCGTACCACATTTCTGAATATCGTCCAGGCTAATGTTGGGGACGGGACCATAATCATGAATAATCTCCTTCAG CATTTGAAGGACATAAAGGATCCAATAATGGAGGGAGTTCTTCTGGAGACAGAACGCATGCTCGCTCGTGGTAGAATGGATCTGCCTCTCACCCTTTGTTTCGCAACGCTTAGAGGTGATGACTTGTTGTTGCATCAGTTGTTGAAGCGGGGTCTTGATCCAAATGAATCGGATAACAATGGAAGATCCGCTCTG CATGTCGCAGCGTCTACAGGAATTGAGAGTTGTGTGGTTCTTCTGCTTGATTTTGGTGCTGATGTCAACAGTAGAG ATTCAGAAGGCAATGTCCCATTGTGGGAGGCTATCTCGGGGAAGCACGAGCCGGTGATCAAGTTACTCGTTGACAACGGTGCTAAACTATCAGCTGGTGATGTGGGACATTTCGCCTGCGTTGCTGCTGAACAGAACAACTTGAATTTACTCAAGGATATTGTCCGCTACGGCGGGGATGTCACGCGTCCCAAAGTCAACGGCTCATCAGCACTTCATGTTGCTGTTTGTGAAGGAAACATGGAAATAGTAAAATACCTTTTGGATCGAGGGGCTAACGTTGACCAAGTAGACGAACATGGTTGGACCCCTCGGGATCTTGCTGAGCAACAAGGACATGAAGACATCAAAGAACTCTTCGAATCCGGGGAAGTTATGAGAACTCGATCCGTTGATCCTATCCCTGAGGAACGACATGGGGTTCGGTTTCTTGGTAGGTTCAAAAGCGAGCCAACTATCTTCCCTGCATCACACGGAGCATCATTTCTAGCATCCGGTGGATCATTAGGGCGATCACGTCCTAGACGTAGGACTAATAACTTCCACAACTCATTATTTGGGATAATGTCAGCCGTGCAGACCAATGAGCACGACGTGGTTTTATCTGCAAACGAGGCAAATGTAAGTGCCACGACAACCAAGACTTACGCTCCTAGAGTGACTGTGTGTTGCCCCGAGAAAGGGGACAATGGAGGTAAGCTTGTTTTACTTCCACCGAGTTTTCAAGAACTACTTCAAATTGGTTCTAATAGATATGGAATCTTGCAAGTCAAAGTTATAAGCAAAGATGGagctgagattgatgatataGAGTTGATCAGGGACGGAGATCGTTTAATTTTTGTTAGTGATAAAGAAAACAATGAAACTGATAATCATCAGAATGGTGATGAGTTGAGGTGA